One genomic window of Bradyrhizobium sp. B124 includes the following:
- a CDS encoding mucoidy inhibitor MuiA family protein has translation MRKITNCLVTTSLVLAGALVAGPLHAANLDAASQVDAVTVYPDGASVTRVITLDLPAGDNMLVAKDFPMGLDPSSLRVEGEAGGRLTIGAIDARPPRPVEPANLPEIDKRIEALRDQREDLQGIITSAEARRKFAEHFAEASPVGIGEKGEARPVSEWRAAFSAVGDEVATADTAIRDAARKQRDIDREIARLEADRAAKPPSKLEVRIELASAAATRATLRVTYAVRNARWMPLYDARLDTGAKDRKPAIELVRRAEITQSTGEDWSNVALAVSTVRVARGGNAPDLNSLIVRYPLPPRPLAAGRAFDSVQQPSALMPAPAAPPMEQQHLLKQAEERDAVAEVSAFQATFKIPGRVSVAANEGAKSLRISTATITPDLAVRAVPVIDPTAFLEASFVQADEAPLLPGQVSIYRDGIFVGRSRMATAAKDETVRLGFGADDKVKIERTVVKRNEGSAGLIVTTSKTDERAFKTTVRNGHDFPIKVAIQDQLPVSENDDIVVEMLPSSTPATTTNLRDKRGVLEWAFEAKAGEVRDINFAWRMRWPKDKGVVMVPAG, from the coding sequence ATGCGAAAGATTACGAATTGTCTTGTGACCACCAGCCTGGTGCTGGCGGGTGCGCTGGTTGCCGGGCCGCTCCACGCGGCCAATCTCGACGCGGCGTCGCAGGTCGACGCCGTCACCGTCTATCCCGATGGCGCGAGCGTCACCCGCGTCATCACGCTGGATCTGCCCGCCGGCGACAACATGCTGGTCGCGAAGGATTTCCCGATGGGGCTCGATCCGTCTTCGCTGCGGGTCGAAGGCGAGGCGGGCGGCCGGCTGACGATCGGCGCCATCGACGCGCGGCCGCCGCGCCCGGTGGAGCCGGCGAACCTGCCCGAGATCGACAAGCGGATCGAGGCGCTGCGGGATCAGCGCGAGGATCTCCAGGGGATCATCACCTCGGCCGAGGCGCGGCGCAAATTCGCCGAGCATTTCGCGGAGGCCTCGCCGGTCGGCATCGGTGAGAAGGGCGAGGCGCGTCCGGTCAGCGAGTGGCGCGCCGCGTTCTCGGCGGTCGGGGACGAAGTCGCGACCGCCGACACCGCGATCCGCGACGCCGCGCGCAAGCAGCGCGACATCGATCGCGAGATCGCGCGCCTCGAAGCCGATCGCGCCGCCAAGCCGCCGAGCAAGCTCGAGGTGCGGATCGAGCTGGCCTCCGCGGCCGCGACCCGCGCGACTTTGCGGGTGACCTATGCGGTGCGCAACGCCCGCTGGATGCCGCTCTACGACGCCCGTCTCGACACCGGCGCCAAGGATCGCAAGCCGGCGATCGAACTGGTGCGCCGCGCCGAGATCACCCAGTCGACCGGCGAGGATTGGTCGAACGTCGCGCTCGCCGTCTCCACCGTGCGTGTCGCCCGCGGCGGTAACGCGCCCGACCTCAATTCGCTGATTGTGCGATATCCGCTGCCGCCGCGACCGCTGGCCGCCGGCAGAGCATTCGACAGCGTGCAACAACCCTCGGCGCTGATGCCCGCACCGGCTGCGCCGCCGATGGAGCAGCAGCATCTGCTCAAGCAGGCCGAGGAGCGCGACGCCGTCGCCGAGGTCAGCGCGTTTCAGGCCACATTCAAGATTCCCGGCCGCGTCAGCGTCGCCGCCAACGAGGGCGCCAAGAGCCTGCGTATCTCGACGGCGACGATCACCCCTGATCTCGCGGTGCGCGCCGTTCCGGTGATCGATCCGACCGCGTTCCTGGAGGCGAGCTTCGTGCAGGCCGACGAGGCGCCGCTGTTGCCGGGGCAGGTCTCGATCTATCGCGACGGCATCTTTGTCGGCCGCAGCCGGATGGCCACCGCCGCCAAGGACGAGACCGTGCGGCTCGGCTTCGGTGCCGACGACAAGGTCAAGATCGAGCGCACGGTGGTGAAGCGCAATGAAGGCTCCGCCGGCCTGATCGTGACGACGTCTAAGACCGACGAACGCGCGTTCAAGACCACGGTGCGCAACGGCCACGACTTCCCGATCAAGGTCGCGATCCAGGATCAGCTCCCGGTCAGCGAGAACGACGATATCGTGGTCGAGATGCTGCCGTCGTCGACACCGGCGACCACCACCAACCTGCGCGACAAGCGCGGCGTGCTGGAATGGGCGTTCGAGGCCAAGGCCGGCGAAGTCCGTGACATCAATTTCGCCTGGCGGATGCGCTGGCCCAAGGACAAGGGCGTCGTGATGGTGCCGGCCGGCTGA
- a CDS encoding MFS transporter, giving the protein MSEIEAETIGLAIGADARPRSRVATPRQVLAIVSVGICLANLDLFIVNVGLPNIAQEFRGASLEDLSWILNGYAIVYAALLVFFGRLAERHSRNLSFLLGVALFTAASAACALAPNVELLVVARIAQAAGAALMTPTSIGLLLASFPPDQRPGAVRTWTAIGGLAAALGPLAGGVLVTFDWRWIFIVNVPIGIVALIIGWLKLPEVPGHDVPRPSSWAALLVTCGIGALTLAIVKANDWGWGSRGVALGFAIAAVSLAAFTWHCLNSKNPFVDPALFKVRPFTGATFVMAPYSAAFGAMLLSVALWEQTVWGWSALKTGLAIAPGPLLVPFTSLLFARRLIARFGAAAVVSAGIASFAGGLAIWATLLGVDPDMPAFVVGMMFTGIGVGLTFPTLMGVGAGSLPPSSFATGSGVINMIRQAALAIGVAVFVAILATPVSMADRIAAFQRGWWIMIAITIAGFVPNYLFIRRKADR; this is encoded by the coding sequence ATGTCGGAGATCGAGGCGGAGACGATCGGGCTGGCTATCGGAGCTGACGCGCGGCCACGCTCCCGCGTCGCAACACCGCGCCAGGTGCTCGCGATCGTATCGGTGGGCATCTGCCTCGCCAACCTCGACCTGTTCATCGTCAATGTCGGGTTGCCGAACATCGCGCAGGAATTCCGCGGCGCCTCGCTCGAGGATTTGTCCTGGATCCTCAATGGCTATGCGATCGTCTATGCGGCGCTGCTGGTGTTTTTCGGCCGGCTCGCCGAACGCCACAGTCGCAATCTGAGCTTCCTGCTCGGCGTTGCGCTGTTCACGGCCGCGTCGGCGGCCTGCGCGCTTGCGCCCAACGTCGAATTGCTGGTCGTCGCCCGCATCGCGCAGGCCGCCGGTGCGGCGTTGATGACCCCGACCTCGATCGGCCTGCTTCTGGCGTCGTTCCCGCCCGACCAGCGTCCCGGCGCGGTGCGGACCTGGACGGCGATCGGCGGCCTTGCGGCCGCGCTCGGGCCGCTTGCCGGCGGCGTGCTCGTCACCTTCGACTGGCGCTGGATCTTCATCGTCAATGTCCCGATCGGCATCGTCGCACTGATCATAGGCTGGCTGAAACTGCCGGAAGTGCCCGGCCATGACGTGCCGCGTCCGAGTTCATGGGCGGCGCTACTTGTCACCTGCGGCATCGGTGCGCTGACCCTTGCGATCGTGAAGGCCAATGACTGGGGATGGGGTTCGCGCGGCGTCGCGCTTGGCTTTGCCATCGCAGCCGTCTCGCTCGCTGCCTTTACGTGGCACTGCCTCAACTCGAAGAATCCCTTCGTCGATCCTGCGTTGTTCAAGGTGCGGCCGTTCACCGGGGCGACGTTTGTCATGGCGCCATACTCGGCGGCTTTCGGCGCGATGCTGCTGTCGGTGGCGTTGTGGGAGCAAACGGTGTGGGGCTGGTCGGCGCTGAAGACCGGCCTTGCGATCGCGCCGGGTCCGCTGCTTGTCCCGTTCACCTCGCTGTTGTTTGCCCGCCGCCTGATCGCGCGATTTGGCGCCGCGGCCGTCGTGTCCGCCGGGATTGCATCGTTCGCGGGCGGTCTTGCGATTTGGGCAACGTTGCTTGGAGTTGACCCCGACATGCCCGCCTTTGTGGTCGGCATGATGTTCACTGGCATCGGCGTCGGGCTGACCTTTCCGACTCTGATGGGCGTCGGTGCCGGTTCGCTGCCGCCTTCGTCGTTTGCGACCGGCTCCGGTGTCATCAACATGATCCGGCAGGCAGCGCTGGCGATCGGCGTCGCGGTCTTTGTCGCGATCCTGGCAACGCCAGTCTCGATGGCGGACCGGATCGCGGCGTTTCAGCGCGGCTGGTGGATCATGATCGCCATCACCATTGCCGGCTTCGTGCCGAATTACCTGTTCATCCGGCGCAAGGCGGATCGCTAA
- a CDS encoding MarR family winged helix-turn-helix transcriptional regulator: MEAAMVKTEPSRCNLTALRKATRRVSQLYDQVLATSGLRGTQRAILVHIRRSGAPTMGELAAALVLDRTALNHNLKPLERDGLLTIAVDKSDRRSRLVRLTKRGEARLDESQAAWREAQERFETAFGAKQAADLRQTLALIAALEFGEHAADLPAT; the protein is encoded by the coding sequence TTGGAGGCGGCGATGGTGAAAACGGAACCCAGCCGGTGCAATCTCACGGCGTTGCGCAAGGCGACGCGACGCGTGTCGCAGCTCTATGATCAGGTCCTGGCGACATCCGGCCTGCGCGGCACGCAACGCGCCATTCTGGTCCACATCAGACGTTCGGGCGCGCCGACGATGGGCGAGCTGGCCGCTGCGCTGGTGCTCGACCGCACCGCGCTCAACCACAACCTCAAGCCGCTGGAACGCGACGGCCTTTTGACCATCGCCGTCGACAAGAGTGACCGGCGCAGCCGCCTGGTGCGGCTGACCAAGCGCGGCGAAGCCCGGCTTGACGAGTCACAGGCCGCCTGGCGTGAGGCGCAGGAGCGCTTCGAGACCGCTTTCGGCGCGAAACAGGCCGCCGATCTCAGGCAGACGCTCGCGTTGATCGCCGCGCTCGAGTTCGGCGAACACGCGGCGGATTTGCCGGCAACATAA
- a CDS encoding acetyl-CoA C-acyltransferase, whose product MREAVIVSYARTGLAKSGRGGFNITPPMSLAGHAIKHAVERAGVDKDYVEDCYLGNCAHGAPNIGRQAALLAGLPKSTAGVSVNRFCSSGLQTIAMAANSIRSDGSDCIVAGGVESISIPGGGTPKESIDPDLLKTAPAIFMAMIDTADIVAERYKLSREYQDEYSLESQRRMAAAQQANKFKDEIVPMKTKMKVVDKATKAESIVDYVVDRDECNRPETTLEGLAKLEPVKGPGKFVTAGNASQLSDGAAAVVLMEAKDAEKRGLNPLGRFVAWASAGCEPDEMGIGPVFAVPKLLKRHGLKVEDIDLWELNEAFASQCLYSRDQLGIDPEKYNVNGGSIAIGHPFGMTGARLTGHLLQEGRRRKAKWGVVTMCIGGGQGGAGLFEIYS is encoded by the coding sequence ATGCGTGAAGCCGTAATCGTTTCCTACGCGCGCACTGGCCTGGCGAAGTCCGGCCGTGGCGGATTCAACATCACCCCGCCGATGTCGCTGGCCGGGCATGCCATCAAGCACGCGGTCGAGCGCGCCGGCGTCGACAAGGACTATGTCGAGGATTGCTATCTCGGCAATTGCGCGCATGGCGCGCCGAATATCGGCCGCCAGGCGGCGCTGCTCGCCGGCCTGCCGAAGTCGACCGCGGGCGTCTCGGTCAACCGCTTCTGCTCGTCGGGCCTGCAGACCATCGCGATGGCCGCCAACTCGATCCGTTCCGATGGCTCCGATTGCATCGTCGCCGGCGGCGTCGAGAGCATCTCGATTCCTGGCGGCGGCACGCCGAAGGAATCGATCGATCCGGACCTGCTCAAGACCGCGCCCGCCATCTTCATGGCGATGATCGACACCGCCGACATCGTCGCCGAGCGCTACAAGCTCAGCCGCGAATACCAGGACGAGTATTCGCTGGAGTCGCAGCGCCGCATGGCGGCCGCGCAGCAGGCCAACAAGTTCAAGGACGAAATCGTCCCGATGAAGACCAAGATGAAGGTGGTCGACAAGGCGACCAAGGCCGAGTCGATCGTCGACTACGTCGTCGACCGCGACGAGTGCAACCGCCCCGAGACCACGCTGGAAGGCCTTGCCAAGCTTGAGCCGGTCAAGGGGCCGGGCAAGTTCGTCACCGCCGGCAACGCCAGCCAGCTGTCCGACGGCGCCGCAGCGGTGGTGCTGATGGAAGCCAAGGATGCCGAGAAGCGCGGCCTCAATCCGCTCGGCCGCTTCGTGGCCTGGGCATCGGCCGGCTGCGAGCCCGACGAGATGGGCATCGGTCCGGTGTTCGCCGTGCCGAAGCTCTTGAAGCGCCACGGCCTGAAGGTCGAGGACATCGATCTTTGGGAGCTCAACGAGGCTTTCGCCAGCCAGTGCCTCTATTCGCGCGACCAGCTCGGCATCGATCCCGAGAAGTACAACGTCAACGGCGGCTCGATCGCGATCGGCCATCCCTTCGGCATGACCGGCGCCCGGCTCACCGGCCACCTCTTGCAGGAAGGTCGTCGCCGCAAGGCCAAGTGGGGCGTCGTGACCATGTGCATCGGCGGTGGTCAGGGCGGTGCCGGCCTGTTCGAGATCTACAGCTAA
- the serA gene encoding phosphoglycerate dehydrogenase — protein sequence MTKPKVLISDALSPAAVQIFKDRGVEVDFQPNLGKDKEKLAEIIGNYDGLAIRSATKATAKIIEKATRLKVIGRAGIGVDNVEIPAATAKGIIVMNTPFGNSITTAEHAITLMLALAREIPQADASTQAGKWEKNRFMGVEITAKTLGVIGCGNIGSIVADRALGLRMKVIAFDPFLSPERAKDIGVEKVELDDLLKRADFITLHTPLTEKTRNVIDAAAIAKMKKGVRIINCARGGLVDEQALVDALNSKHVAGAAFDVFVEEPATSNVLFGHPNVICTPHLGASTTEAQENVALQVAEQMSDYLLSGAISNAVNFPSITAEEAPKLRPFIELAEKLGSFAGQLTESGILKTTITYEGHVAEMKIKAITSAVLSGLLRPMLGEVNVVSAPVVAKERGMVVDEVVRAAQSDYESLITVTVTTERQERSVSGTVYADGKPRLVDIKGIRVDAEFGKSMIYVTNEDKPGFIGAFASLLGDAKINIATFHLGRVKQGGDAIALVEVDGAVPADLLAKVQSLPQVKQAKALTF from the coding sequence ATGACAAAACCCAAGGTTCTGATTTCCGACGCGCTGTCTCCCGCTGCCGTGCAGATCTTCAAGGATCGCGGCGTCGAGGTCGATTTCCAGCCCAACCTCGGCAAGGACAAGGAAAAGCTCGCCGAGATCATCGGCAACTATGACGGCCTTGCGATCCGCTCGGCCACCAAGGCGACCGCCAAGATCATCGAGAAGGCGACCAGGCTGAAGGTGATCGGCCGCGCCGGCATCGGCGTCGACAATGTCGAGATTCCGGCCGCGACCGCCAAGGGCATCATCGTGATGAACACGCCGTTCGGCAATTCGATCACGACCGCCGAGCACGCCATCACCTTGATGCTGGCGCTGGCGCGCGAGATCCCGCAGGCAGACGCCTCGACCCAGGCCGGCAAGTGGGAGAAGAACCGCTTCATGGGCGTCGAGATCACCGCCAAGACGTTAGGGGTGATCGGCTGCGGCAATATCGGCTCGATCGTCGCCGACCGCGCGCTCGGCCTGCGCATGAAGGTGATCGCGTTCGATCCGTTCCTGTCGCCGGAGCGCGCCAAGGACATCGGTGTCGAGAAGGTCGAGCTCGACGATCTGCTCAAGCGCGCCGATTTCATCACGTTGCACACGCCGTTGACCGAAAAGACCCGCAACGTGATCGACGCGGCCGCGATCGCCAAGATGAAGAAGGGCGTGCGCATCATCAACTGCGCGCGCGGCGGCCTGGTCGACGAGCAGGCGCTGGTCGATGCGCTGAATTCCAAGCATGTCGCGGGCGCCGCCTTCGACGTGTTCGTCGAGGAGCCGGCGACCTCGAACGTGCTATTCGGCCATCCCAATGTGATCTGCACCCCGCATCTCGGCGCCTCCACCACCGAAGCGCAGGAGAACGTCGCGCTGCAGGTCGCCGAGCAGATGTCGGACTATCTGCTGTCGGGCGCGATCTCCAACGCGGTCAACTTCCCCTCGATCACAGCGGAAGAGGCGCCGAAGCTGAGGCCGTTCATCGAGCTCGCCGAGAAGCTCGGCTCGTTCGCCGGCCAGCTCACCGAGAGCGGCATCCTCAAGACCACGATCACCTATGAGGGCCACGTCGCCGAGATGAAGATCAAGGCGATCACCTCGGCGGTGCTGTCCGGCCTGCTGCGGCCGATGCTGGGCGAGGTCAACGTGGTGTCGGCGCCGGTTGTCGCCAAGGAGCGCGGCATGGTGGTGGACGAGGTCGTCCGCGCCGCGCAGAGCGACTATGAAAGCCTGATCACGGTCACCGTCACCACCGAGCGCCAGGAGCGTTCGGTGTCCGGCACCGTCTATGCCGACGGCAAGCCGCGACTCGTCGACATCAAGGGCATCCGCGTCGACGCCGAGTTCGGCAAGTCGATGATCTACGTCACCAACGAGGACAAGCCGGGCTTCATCGGCGCGTTCGCGAGCCTGCTCGGCGATGCCAAGATCAACATCGCGACCTTCCATCTCGGCCGCGTCAAGCAGGGCGGCGACGCCATCGCGCTGGTCGAGGTCGACGGCGCAGTGCCGGCGGATCTGCTTGCCAAGGTGCAGTCGCTGCCGCAGGTGAAGCAGGCCAAGGCGCTGACGTTCTAA
- a CDS encoding phosphoserine transaminase yields the protein MTAAKPASRPNVPHFSSGPCAKRPGWNPNNLKDAALGRSHRAKVGKAKLKLAIELTREVLEVPADYKIGIVPASDTGAVEMALWSLLGARPVTTLAWESFGEGWVSDIVKELKLKDVTKLNAAYGEIPDLAKVDPASDVVFTWNGTTSGVRVPNADWISATREGLTICDATSAAFAQPLDFAKLDVVTFSWQKALGGEAAHGMLILSPRAVERLETYKPAWPLPKIFRLTKGGKLNQGIFEGETINTPSMLCVEDYLDALNWAKSIGGLKALIGRADANTKALADWKARTPWIDFLAKDPAIRSNTSVCLKFTDPAITSLPSDAQADFCKKLVALVEKENAGFDFAYYRDAPAGLRIWCGATVEAKDVELLTQWIDWAFAETKAALPKAA from the coding sequence ATGACTGCAGCGAAGCCCGCTTCGCGGCCCAATGTGCCGCATTTCTCCTCCGGCCCCTGCGCCAAGCGCCCCGGCTGGAACCCCAACAATCTCAAGGACGCCGCCCTCGGCCGCTCGCATCGTGCGAAGGTCGGCAAGGCCAAGCTCAAGCTCGCGATCGAACTGACGCGCGAAGTGCTCGAGGTGCCTGCGGACTACAAGATCGGCATCGTGCCGGCGTCGGACACCGGCGCGGTCGAGATGGCGCTGTGGTCGCTGCTCGGCGCGCGGCCCGTCACCACGCTCGCCTGGGAATCCTTCGGCGAGGGCTGGGTCAGCGACATCGTCAAGGAGTTGAAGCTGAAGGACGTCACCAAGCTGAACGCGGCTTACGGTGAAATCCCCGATCTCGCCAAGGTCGATCCCGCGTCCGACGTCGTCTTCACCTGGAACGGCACCACTTCCGGCGTGCGCGTGCCGAACGCCGACTGGATCAGCGCAACGCGTGAAGGCCTGACGATTTGCGACGCGACCTCGGCCGCCTTCGCGCAGCCGCTCGATTTCGCCAAGCTCGACGTCGTCACCTTCTCCTGGCAGAAGGCGCTCGGCGGCGAAGCGGCGCACGGCATGCTGATCCTGTCGCCGCGCGCGGTGGAACGGCTCGAGACCTACAAGCCGGCCTGGCCGCTGCCGAAGATCTTCCGCCTCACCAAGGGCGGCAAGCTCAACCAGGGCATCTTCGAGGGCGAGACCATCAACACGCCGTCGATGCTCTGCGTCGAGGATTATCTCGATGCGCTGAATTGGGCGAAGTCGATCGGCGGCCTGAAGGCGCTGATCGGGCGCGCCGACGCCAACACCAAGGCGCTCGCCGACTGGAAGGCGCGGACGCCCTGGATCGACTTCCTGGCCAAGGATCCCGCGATCCGCTCCAACACCTCGGTGTGCCTGAAGTTCACCGATCCCGCGATCACCTCGCTTCCATCAGACGCCCAGGCCGACTTCTGCAAGAAGCTGGTCGCGCTGGTCGAGAAGGAGAACGCCGGCTTCGACTTCGCGTACTACCGCGATGCGCCGGCCGGCCTGCGGATCTGGTGCGGCGCTACCGTCGAGGCCAAGGACGTCGAACTGCTGACGCAGTGGATCGACTGGGCCTTCGCCGAAACCAAGGCAGCGTTGCCCAAGGCGGCCTAA
- a CDS encoding GNAT family N-acetyltransferase, which produces MTEASSITIRRARREDVAAIVGMLADDPLGSARERIEDPLPQSYYDAFARVERDPNLQLVVAVDGEGAVVGCLQLAVLPGISSQGSSRALLEDVRVATHCRSRGIGEQLVQWAVAEARAQGCMLVELLTHHTRVDAQRFYERLGFARSHVGMTLRF; this is translated from the coding sequence ATGACTGAAGCTTCATCGATCACGATCCGCCGCGCTCGCCGCGAGGATGTCGCCGCCATTGTCGGCATGCTGGCGGACGATCCGCTCGGCAGTGCGCGCGAGCGGATCGAGGATCCGTTGCCGCAAAGCTATTACGACGCGTTCGCGCGGGTCGAGCGTGATCCCAACCTGCAGCTTGTCGTCGCCGTCGACGGGGAGGGCGCCGTCGTCGGCTGCCTGCAACTTGCGGTGCTGCCGGGTATCAGCTCGCAGGGCTCTTCGCGCGCCCTGCTCGAGGACGTCCGCGTCGCAACACACTGCCGCAGCCGCGGCATCGGTGAGCAGCTCGTGCAGTGGGCGGTCGCGGAGGCGCGCGCGCAAGGCTGCATGCTGGTCGAACTGCTGACCCATCACACACGCGTCGATGCGCAGCGCTTCTATGAGCGGCTCGGATTCGCGCGCAGCCATGTCGGCATGACGCTCCGCTTTTGA
- a CDS encoding glutathione S-transferase family protein, with amino-acid sequence MKIYGDANSGNCLKVKWVCDKLALPYTWVEIDTMKGGSRTAEFLKLNGWGQVPTVELDDGRTLAQSNAIIRYLARGSNLIPGDPYRAAQMDAWMFWEQNSHEPYVAVCRFQTVYLGKAVLEIDPNLIKRGYVALDHLERHLAGAKFLVGDAFSLADVSLLAYTRVAEDGGLMLERYPMTRRWIADAEHVLGLPAVR; translated from the coding sequence ATGAAAATCTACGGCGACGCCAATTCGGGCAATTGCCTGAAGGTGAAATGGGTGTGCGACAAGCTGGCGCTGCCGTACACATGGGTCGAGATCGACACCATGAAGGGCGGCAGCCGGACGGCGGAATTCCTCAAGCTGAACGGTTGGGGCCAGGTGCCGACGGTCGAGTTGGATGACGGCCGCACGCTCGCGCAATCCAACGCCATCATCCGTTACCTCGCGCGCGGCAGCAATCTGATCCCCGGCGATCCCTATCGCGCGGCGCAGATGGATGCCTGGATGTTCTGGGAGCAGAACAGCCATGAGCCCTATGTCGCCGTCTGCCGCTTTCAGACCGTGTATCTCGGCAAGGCCGTGTTGGAGATCGATCCGAACCTCATCAAGCGAGGCTATGTGGCGCTCGATCATTTGGAGCGGCATCTGGCCGGCGCGAAGTTCCTGGTTGGCGATGCGTTCTCGCTCGCCGACGTCTCGCTGCTGGCCTATACGCGCGTCGCGGAGGATGGCGGCCTCATGCTCGAACGCTATCCCATGACCCGCCGCTGGATCGCCGACGCCGAGCATGTGCTCGGCCTGCCGGCGGTGCGCTGA
- a CDS encoding outer membrane beta-barrel protein, protein MRRFLLAAMMFGAVTGAQAADMPDFLRGSLPASSAPTRNWDGWYAGGQVGQTWINTDFGGSVASLTNSIFRNTTLQGPTSQFNLLGRVNAQSSGFGAFVGRNYQFDDVVVGVEANYTYWSGLTTTTSGSLGPIQVAQPTLVLPVGASAADGVTLNGSASLKLKDEITFRGRAGWATGDFLPYAFGGLAVGRMDVSRTVTSSVNRTINFADGSSTTFALPQFSQTATDAKTDAYVAGWTAGLGLEYMLWNCVFVRGEWEYVKFMPIKNTSVTQNSVRAAIGYKF, encoded by the coding sequence ATGCGTAGGTTCTTGCTGGCGGCGATGATGTTCGGGGCGGTGACCGGCGCACAGGCGGCCGACATGCCTGATTTCCTTCGCGGCAGTCTTCCCGCTTCCAGCGCGCCGACCAGAAACTGGGACGGCTGGTATGCCGGCGGTCAGGTCGGCCAAACATGGATCAACACCGACTTCGGGGGCAGCGTTGCTTCCCTGACCAATTCCATCTTCCGCAACACCACGCTGCAGGGGCCGACGTCCCAATTCAATCTGCTGGGCCGGGTCAATGCGCAAAGCTCGGGCTTCGGAGCGTTTGTCGGACGCAACTATCAGTTTGACGACGTCGTGGTCGGTGTCGAAGCAAACTATACCTATTGGTCCGGCCTTACGACAACGACCTCCGGAAGTCTGGGTCCGATTCAAGTCGCTCAGCCAACCCTGGTCCTGCCGGTCGGCGCGTCTGCCGCCGACGGCGTGACGTTGAATGGTAGCGCTTCGCTGAAGCTCAAGGATGAGATCACATTCCGCGGCCGCGCGGGTTGGGCAACCGGTGACTTTCTGCCTTACGCCTTCGGCGGCCTTGCAGTCGGCCGGATGGACGTTTCGCGCACGGTCACAAGCTCCGTGAATAGAACGATTAACTTTGCTGACGGAAGTTCGACCACCTTTGCGCTCCCGCAGTTTTCCCAAACCGCGACGGATGCGAAAACGGACGCCTACGTTGCCGGTTGGACCGCTGGTCTCGGCCTGGAATACATGTTGTGGAATTGTGTTTTCGTGCGCGGCGAATGGGAATACGTCAAGTTCATGCCGATCAAGAACACGTCGGTCACGCAGAACAGCGTACGTGCCGCCATCGGCTACAAGTTCTGA
- a CDS encoding outer membrane beta-barrel protein: MRSVTTLIAAGAASLLSSVAFAADMPIMPPPPMAYAPPPVQDFGGWYLRGDIGMTNTQAKLHANAYDTLPAGTTFNQFGTGFDSGMLFGVGVGYQFNSWFRADITGEYRSKVSFNGTDFFTFPGPSSLGDTYHGGVQSWVALANIYADLGTWGCLTPFIGAGVGAAVIKTSAFSDVTTFPSGSGLTSSFIADGATKTNFAWALHAGVAYKVTNNFTVELAYRYLDMGTAAHGQGHFFDGTPAGPSTFQFRDMTSQDVKLGVRFALPCCDVLPPPPPPPLIRKG; this comes from the coding sequence ATGCGTAGCGTAACGACCCTGATTGCCGCAGGCGCGGCATCCCTGCTGTCTTCGGTGGCGTTCGCTGCCGACATGCCGATCATGCCGCCGCCCCCGATGGCGTATGCTCCTCCGCCGGTCCAGGATTTCGGCGGCTGGTATCTGCGCGGCGACATCGGCATGACCAATACCCAGGCCAAGCTGCATGCCAATGCCTACGACACGCTGCCGGCGGGCACCACGTTCAACCAGTTCGGCACCGGCTTCGACAGCGGCATGCTGTTCGGCGTCGGCGTCGGCTATCAGTTCAACAGCTGGTTCCGCGCCGACATCACCGGTGAGTATCGCTCCAAGGTGAGCTTCAACGGCACCGACTTCTTCACGTTCCCCGGGCCGAGTTCGCTGGGCGACACCTATCATGGCGGCGTTCAGAGCTGGGTCGCCCTCGCGAACATCTATGCCGATCTCGGCACCTGGGGTTGCTTGACCCCGTTCATCGGTGCCGGTGTCGGTGCCGCGGTGATCAAGACCTCGGCCTTCTCCGACGTCACCACGTTCCCGAGCGGATCCGGCCTGACCAGCTCCTTCATCGCCGACGGTGCGACCAAGACCAACTTCGCCTGGGCGCTGCATGCCGGTGTCGCTTACAAGGTCACCAACAACTTCACGGTTGAACTGGCCTATCGTTACCTCGACATGGGCACCGCCGCCCACGGCCAGGGCCACTTCTTCGACGGCACGCCGGCCGGTCCTTCGACCTTCCAGTTCCGCGACATGACCTCGCAGGACGTGAAGCTCGGCGTACGCTTCGCCTTGCCTTGCTGCGACGTGCTGCCCCCGCCGCCGCCGCCCCCGCTGATCCGCAAGGGCTAA